One Desulfovibrio fairfieldensis genomic window carries:
- the tnpA gene encoding IS200/IS605 family transposase, producing MGDAKSLAHTRWNCKYHIVFAPKYRRQVFYGEKKRAIGEILRKLCEWKDVKIVEAECCPDHIHMLLEIPPKMSVSSFMGYLKGKSSLMIYEQFGDLKFKYRNREFWCRGYYVDTVGKNKAKIQDYIKHQLESDKLGDQLSLPYPRSPFTGRK from the coding sequence ATGGGTGACGCCAAAAGTTTAGCCCACACAAGGTGGAACTGCAAATATCACATTGTTTTTGCGCCTAAATATCGCCGCCAGGTGTTCTATGGTGAAAAGAAGCGCGCCATTGGCGAAATTCTGCGCAAGTTGTGCGAATGGAAGGATGTAAAAATAGTGGAGGCAGAATGTTGCCCAGACCACATCCACATGCTGCTTGAGATTCCCCCCAAAATGAGTGTGTCGAGTTTTATGGGCTATCTAAAGGGTAAGAGTAGTCTCATGATCTATGAACAATTTGGGGATTTGAAGTTCAAATACCGCAATCGAGAATTTTGGTGCCGTGGGTATTACGTCGATACAGTGGGCAAGAATAAGGCCAAGATTCAGGATTACATCAAGCATCAGCTGGAGTCGGATAAACTTGGCGATCAGTTGAGCCTACCCTACCCAAGGAGCCCGTTTACGGGCCGCAAGTAA
- a CDS encoding AAA family ATPase codes for MESKITILQSLQVTDFDAGTVFSGTPSGRMVKGYAAPSLFTPAVDPNYIFHEQSRDMVVWFIDASDPLYVYGPSGAGKTSCLKQLAAKLNFPVFEVTGHSRLEFPELIGHHVVRQGSMEFEYGPLALAMKYGGLALVNEIDLLEPSTAAGLNGILDGQPLCIPENGGELITPHPMFRFAATANSNGGSDETGLYQGVLRQNLALMDRFVLCEVTYPKPEAEEQLLEKTAPQLPDGVRKKMVEYANEIRRLFMGESGNSYNSGGIEITFSTRSLLRWADLTIRYQPLARQGIQPVSYALDRALGFKACKETRAMLHELVQRVFPQSGAQSGE; via the coding sequence ATGGAAAGTAAAATCACCATCTTACAATCGTTGCAGGTCACGGACTTCGACGCCGGAACCGTGTTCAGCGGAACGCCTTCCGGGAGAATGGTCAAAGGCTACGCAGCGCCGTCGCTGTTCACTCCCGCCGTTGACCCCAATTACATCTTTCACGAACAGAGTCGCGATATGGTCGTCTGGTTCATAGACGCCAGCGATCCGCTCTATGTATACGGACCGAGTGGTGCGGGAAAGACCAGTTGCCTGAAACAACTGGCGGCAAAATTGAATTTTCCTGTTTTCGAAGTCACCGGCCACAGCCGGTTGGAGTTCCCTGAACTCATCGGCCATCACGTTGTACGTCAAGGGAGCATGGAATTCGAGTATGGCCCTCTGGCCCTGGCGATGAAGTACGGTGGGCTCGCCTTGGTAAACGAGATTGATTTGCTCGAACCATCCACAGCCGCAGGGTTGAACGGCATCCTTGACGGACAGCCCTTGTGCATCCCGGAAAACGGCGGCGAGCTTATTACCCCTCACCCCATGTTCCGGTTTGCGGCCACGGCCAACAGCAACGGCGGCAGCGATGAAACCGGCCTGTATCAAGGAGTGTTGCGCCAAAATCTGGCGCTGATGGACAGATTTGTGCTCTGCGAAGTGACCTACCCCAAGCCTGAAGCCGAAGAACAGCTTTTGGAAAAGACCGCTCCGCAACTCCCGGATGGTGTTCGCAAAAAGATGGTGGAATACGCCAATGAAATACGAAGACTGTTCATGGGAGAATCCGGGAACAGCTACAACAGTGGCGGCATTGAAATCACCTTCAGCACCCGTTCACTGCTCCGGTGGGCTGATTTGACCATCCGATATCAGCCTTTAGCCAGGCAGGGCATACAGCCGGTGTCCTACGCTCTGGACAGAGCCTTGGGCTTCAAGGCTTGTAAAGAGACGCGGGCCATGCTGCATGAGCTTGTACAGCGGGTCTTTCCCCAAAGCGGAGCACAATCGGGGGAGTGA
- a CDS encoding putative toxin-antitoxin system toxin component, PIN family, producing the protein MTPVRVVLDTNCLVSALIFSHGKAGQLRAAWQRGDIIPLVCRESITELIRVVGYPKFKLDQEDIESLLADILPWTETVEMNASHDAIESLRDEDDAVFIRLAQATGATFLVSGDKHLLELRDTFPELHIVSLAEFIEQIGIDS; encoded by the coding sequence ATGACGCCTGTTCGGGTTGTGCTGGACACCAACTGTCTGGTGTCCGCTCTCATCTTTTCACACGGAAAAGCCGGGCAGCTACGCGCCGCATGGCAACGCGGAGATATTATCCCTTTGGTCTGCCGGGAGAGCATAACCGAGTTAATCCGTGTGGTTGGATACCCAAAATTCAAACTTGACCAGGAAGACATTGAAAGTCTGCTCGCGGATATACTCCCGTGGACTGAAACTGTGGAAATGAATGCCAGCCACGATGCCATTGAGTCCTTACGGGATGAGGACGATGCTGTTTTCATCCGTTTGGCTCAAGCCACAGGCGCAACCTTTCTAGTCTCAGGTGATAAGCATCTGTTGGAATTGCGCGATACTTTCCCAGAATTACATATCGTCTCACTTGCCGAGTTTATTGAGCAAATAGGCATCGACAGTTAG
- a CDS encoding AbrB/MazE/SpoVT family DNA-binding domain-containing protein: MFAKITTKNQLTLPKAVMQQIGKPEYVDVSLENGRIILTPMQIQPADSVRRKLAELGITEQDVEDAVTWSRGAGA, translated from the coding sequence ATGTTCGCTAAAATCACGACCAAGAACCAGCTTACACTCCCCAAAGCTGTTATGCAGCAAATCGGCAAACCGGAATATGTCGATGTCTCGCTTGAGAACGGACGCATCATCCTCACCCCCATGCAGATCCAACCCGCTGACTCCGTGAGGAGAAAACTGGCAGAACTCGGCATCACGGAACAGGACGTGGAGGATGCCGTAACCTGGAGCCGGGGGGCAGGAGCATGA
- a CDS encoding helix-turn-helix domain-containing protein yields the protein MTEKELAEIIGENISGRRRKLGLTQAQLAEKLDIGQDALSRMENGAISPKIARLRDIASALQCSVADLFREPDEGADERAAAIAELLRQLPPESQESVLRIVSEMVSQMTRNPDK from the coding sequence ATGACGGAGAAAGAACTTGCTGAGATTATTGGAGAGAATATTTCAGGCCGCCGAAGAAAGCTTGGGCTGACTCAAGCTCAGCTGGCTGAAAAACTGGATATAGGCCAAGACGCTCTCTCACGGATGGAGAATGGAGCAATTTCCCCTAAAATAGCACGATTACGGGATATCGCTTCTGCTTTACAGTGCAGTGTTGCGGATCTCTTCCGCGAACCGGATGAAGGCGCCGACGAGCGGGCTGCGGCTATAGCTGAATTGCTCCGCCAACTTCCACCAGAAAGCCAGGAGTCTGTTTTAAGGATTGTATCGGAAATGGTATCCCAAATGACCAGAAATCCAGACAAGTGA
- a CDS encoding GmrSD restriction endonuclease domain-containing protein, translated as MKAKETRVLDFINNAPQFVIPIYQRNYSWTEQQCRQLWNDILRAGSSEDITGHFIGSIVYVEEGLSNVSLKSPLLVIDGQQRLTTVTLLLAALAEALGDEEPVEGFSKEKILYYYLLNHLERGDRHYKLLLSQTDKNSLLHILGALAPQEPSLAITENSKLFKELLANCSDLTAVCKGMAKLLVVDIALNRDHDNPQLIFESMNSTGLALSQADLIRNYLLMVLGTEQQSDLYERYWRPMELSFGQAAYQEHFDGFMRHYLTTKTGDIPRFDQVYAAFKKYAQQASMAEKGVEFLVADLHAYAGYYCKMVLGGEPDNALRQAFIDLRELKADVAYPLLLEWYHDYATGLWDKEDLLSATRLVESYVFRRAACAIPTNSLNKTFTTFSRSVNKERYLESVKATFALLTSYRRFPDDEEFKRELQVRNLYTNRLRSYWPRRMENFDRKERVPVEEYTIEHIMPQNKDLSAKWREALGAEWQRIQEQWLHTLGNLTLTGYNSEYSDRPFEEKRDMAGGFRESPLRLNAGLGAETVWNEDAIKRRATKLSDMASKVWAYPDLEPDLLERYRPQVLPTNTGYSLEDYQYLQNPETRELFEMLRREVLALDSVVSEEILKLYIAFKAETNFVDVVPQAKRLRLSLNMKYHDLIDPREMCRDITNVGRWGNGDVEVFFSNPEELPYIMGLIRQAFDVQMAGNE; from the coding sequence ATGAAGGCAAAAGAAACACGTGTTTTGGATTTCATTAACAATGCGCCGCAATTTGTTATTCCCATATACCAGCGCAACTATTCCTGGACCGAGCAGCAATGCAGGCAGCTATGGAATGATATTCTTCGAGCCGGAAGCAGTGAGGATATCACTGGGCACTTTATTGGATCCATTGTTTACGTGGAGGAAGGGCTCTCCAATGTGTCACTCAAGTCACCTCTATTGGTTATCGACGGCCAGCAACGGCTCACCACGGTAACCCTATTGCTGGCAGCCCTGGCAGAAGCACTGGGCGATGAAGAGCCAGTGGAAGGCTTCAGCAAAGAAAAAATTCTCTATTATTACCTGCTGAATCACCTGGAAAGGGGAGACAGGCATTACAAACTGTTATTGTCACAAACCGATAAAAACAGTTTGCTCCATATTCTTGGAGCGCTGGCCCCCCAGGAGCCGTCATTAGCCATTACGGAAAACTCCAAGCTTTTTAAAGAACTACTGGCAAACTGTTCGGATCTTACCGCCGTTTGTAAAGGCATGGCAAAGCTCCTTGTTGTGGATATTGCTCTGAACCGCGACCATGATAACCCCCAGCTTATTTTTGAAAGCATGAACTCCACTGGTCTTGCGCTCAGCCAGGCGGATCTCATTCGAAATTATTTGCTTATGGTGCTGGGGACAGAGCAACAAAGCGATCTGTACGAACGGTATTGGCGCCCCATGGAACTCTCCTTTGGCCAAGCCGCCTATCAGGAGCATTTTGATGGATTTATGCGGCATTACCTGACCACAAAAACAGGTGATATTCCCCGGTTTGACCAAGTTTATGCCGCTTTTAAGAAATACGCCCAGCAAGCGTCTATGGCTGAAAAAGGCGTGGAGTTCCTCGTTGCCGATTTACATGCTTATGCTGGCTATTACTGCAAGATGGTTTTGGGAGGTGAGCCAGATAATGCGTTGCGCCAGGCCTTTATTGACCTACGGGAACTCAAGGCGGATGTCGCATACCCTCTTCTTTTGGAGTGGTATCATGACTACGCAACGGGTTTGTGGGACAAGGAGGATCTGCTTTCAGCTACCCGTCTTGTTGAAAGCTATGTTTTTCGACGTGCCGCCTGTGCAATACCAACGAACTCATTAAACAAGACTTTTACTACTTTTTCCCGGAGCGTGAATAAAGAGCGGTACTTGGAAAGCGTTAAGGCGACCTTCGCCCTGCTTACCTCGTATCGGCGCTTTCCTGATGATGAGGAATTTAAACGCGAACTCCAAGTGCGCAATCTGTATACCAACCGCTTGCGCAGCTACTGGCCACGGCGCATGGAAAATTTTGACCGCAAAGAGCGGGTGCCGGTGGAAGAGTATACTATTGAGCACATCATGCCGCAGAACAAAGACCTTTCGGCAAAATGGCGTGAAGCCTTGGGCGCAGAGTGGCAACGCATCCAGGAGCAATGGCTGCATACATTGGGCAACTTAACGTTGACCGGCTATAATTCAGAATACAGTGACAGACCTTTTGAAGAAAAAAGGGATATGGCAGGAGGTTTCAGGGAAAGCCCTTTGCGCCTGAATGCGGGACTTGGAGCGGAAACCGTTTGGAATGAAGATGCAATAAAAAGGCGGGCAACGAAACTTTCCGATATGGCTTCAAAAGTATGGGCCTATCCCGATCTTGAACCAGATCTCTTGGAGCGTTATCGGCCGCAAGTTTTGCCGACAAATACCGGCTATTCTCTCGAAGATTACCAGTATCTGCAAAATCCAGAGACCAGAGAACTTTTTGAAATGCTCCGGCGGGAAGTCCTTGCACTGGATTCAGTTGTTTCTGAAGAAATTCTGAAACTATACATTGCTTTCAAAGCTGAAACCAACTTTGTGGATGTGGTCCCTCAGGCAAAGCGCCTTCGTCTCTCATTGAATATGAAATATCACGACCTCATCGATCCCCGGGAAATGTGCCGGGATATTACAAATGTCGGCCGTTGGGGCAATGGGGACGTGGAGGTTTTCTTTTCCAATCCTGAAGAGTTGCCCTACATAATGGGCTTGATAAGACAAGCTTTTGACGTGCAGATGGCAGGGAATGAATAA
- a CDS encoding DUF3150 domain-containing protein, whose amino-acid sequence MTTAIQALDQLVVVNLDIHIWTARKKLVPLDLGGAELPPEDLASLGSKRICNPEDLRTFGTLKARAVNLLERNGIRFLSGWAVPETRMDEIGIELAAIRDEFNAAKESFLQRYDQSVQDWIAKHPQWGNIIAGSTVSEEYVRSRIDFRWQMFQVQAPPVAPGKLKDDLQRDVDTLGLTLFDEVAKAAGEAWQRCYAGKTEITRKALSPLKSIYDKLMGLTFVEPRVAPVAELLDTAFRSIPKRGAITGSILIMLQGLVSLLQNPQALLEHGQMILDGRKNSHKILESLLMSECAIQVEAEKDKSGSQEEPLFDDAALPPVIESHGLW is encoded by the coding sequence ATGACAACCGCCATACAGGCTCTTGACCAACTCGTTGTGGTCAATCTCGATATTCATATCTGGACCGCCAGGAAGAAACTGGTTCCGCTCGATCTGGGGGGAGCCGAACTTCCGCCGGAGGATCTTGCGTCATTGGGCAGTAAGCGTATCTGCAACCCTGAAGATTTGCGCACGTTCGGCACCCTGAAAGCGCGAGCCGTTAACTTGTTGGAGCGCAATGGGATACGCTTCCTCAGCGGATGGGCAGTGCCCGAAACACGGATGGATGAAATCGGCATCGAACTCGCGGCCATCCGCGACGAGTTCAATGCGGCCAAGGAATCCTTCCTGCAGCGCTATGACCAGTCAGTACAGGATTGGATCGCCAAACACCCTCAGTGGGGCAACATAATCGCCGGTTCCACGGTCAGCGAAGAGTATGTGCGCTCACGCATAGATTTTCGCTGGCAAATGTTTCAGGTACAAGCGCCACCCGTCGCCCCAGGCAAGCTGAAGGACGATCTCCAGCGCGATGTGGATACACTCGGCCTGACGCTTTTTGACGAGGTGGCCAAGGCAGCCGGCGAAGCCTGGCAGCGCTGTTATGCCGGGAAAACCGAGATCACCCGCAAGGCATTATCCCCTCTGAAATCCATTTATGACAAACTCATGGGCCTGACATTTGTGGAGCCGCGAGTGGCGCCGGTGGCGGAACTGCTGGATACGGCTTTTCGCAGCATTCCCAAGCGTGGTGCTATTACCGGCAGCATACTGATCATGTTGCAAGGCCTGGTTTCACTTCTGCAAAATCCGCAGGCCCTGCTGGAGCATGGCCAGATGATTCTGGACGGGCGTAAAAACAGCCACAAGATTCTGGAATCGCTGCTCATGTCCGAGTGCGCCATCCAGGTGGAAGCTGAAAAGGATAAATCTGGTTCCCAGGAGGAACCGCTGTTCGACGATGCAGCCTTACCGCCGGTCATCGAGAGCCACGGATTATGGTAA
- a CDS encoding phospholipase D family protein, with product MKRAHIYVAIACLCVFLGYIIGGEQSKIVVGFSPNGQAESLVLGAIQGAENSIFVAAYTFTSKPVAEALLCAHRRGVSVYLVVDAKSNGQRYTAATYLANQGVLVRLNASYAIMHNKFMVIDGKQVQTGSFNYSSVAAIRNAENVLLINGLYELAEQYLNEWYRLWNEGIPLEPSY from the coding sequence ATGAAACGAGCACACATTTATGTGGCTATTGCCTGCCTATGCGTATTCCTGGGGTACATAATTGGCGGAGAGCAATCGAAGATAGTCGTTGGTTTCTCTCCAAATGGGCAAGCGGAGAGCCTCGTATTAGGTGCAATCCAAGGAGCAGAAAACTCCATTTTCGTTGCAGCCTATACGTTTACCAGCAAACCTGTTGCTGAAGCATTGCTGTGCGCTCACAGGCGTGGGGTCTCAGTATATTTGGTTGTAGATGCCAAAAGCAACGGGCAGCGCTACACTGCTGCAACCTATCTTGCGAACCAGGGCGTGTTGGTACGTCTCAATGCAAGCTATGCAATAATGCATAACAAGTTCATGGTCATTGACGGAAAACAAGTACAGACCGGGAGTTTTAATTACAGCTCAGTCGCCGCAATAAGAAATGCCGAGAATGTTCTGTTGATCAATGGACTCTATGAACTAGCAGAACAATACTTGAATGAATGGTATCGGCTTTGGAATGAAGGAATACCTCTTGAACCATCCTATTAG